A window from Canis lupus familiaris isolate Mischka breed German Shepherd chromosome 18, alternate assembly UU_Cfam_GSD_1.0, whole genome shotgun sequence encodes these proteins:
- the TIGD3 gene encoding tigger transposable element-derived protein 3, which translates to MELSSKKKLHALSLAEKIQVLELLDESKMSQSEVARRFQVSQPQISRICKNKEKLLADWCSGTANRERKRKRESKYSGIDEALLCWYHIARAKAWDVTGPMLLHKAKELADIMGQDFVPSIGWLVRWKRRNNVGFGARHVLAPPFPPEPPPPGPTSQAQPPLSLKDFSPEDIFGCAEVPLLYRAVPGRGGGTCDRVQVLLCANSRGTEKRRLLVSGLQAAPRCLFGVSSEALPAFYHPDLGIPWSEWLAQFDRDMGQQGRQVTLLLAARVLEELAGLPGLSHVRLLPLSADGGAPSLPSSVVRAFKTHYRHRLLSKLAAVQSRRAGISLAEAGAGITVLDALHMAAAAWAKVPPQLIVSSFIQEGLAPRKMVPSPERASEMPPVPSGLSLQEFARFVDLEGEEPVAGVCKEETGTEDEQGAGEGSFQPLPTKADALQALGTLRRWLECNSTSPELFEKFYACEEEVEQLCCL; encoded by the coding sequence ATGGAGCTGAGCAGCAAGAAGAAGCTTCATGCCCTGTCCCTGGCCGAGAAGATCCAGGTGCTGGAACTCCTGGATGAGTCCAAGATGTCCCAGTCGGAGGTGGCCCGGCGCTTCCAGGTCTCCCAGCCTCAGATCTCACGCATCTGCAAGAATAAGGAGAAGCTGCTGGCAGATTGGTGCAGTGGCACAGCCAACCGGGAGCGCAAGCGCAAGCGGGAGTCCAAGTACAGCGGGATTGACGAGGCTCTGCTCTGCTGGTACCACATTGCCCGGGCCAAGGCCTGGGACGTGACGGGGCCCATGCTGCTCCACAAAGCCAAGGAACTGGCTGACATCATGGGCCAGGATTTTGTACCCAGCATTGGCTGGCTGGTCCGCTGGAAACGCCGGAACAATGTAGGCTTTGGGGCCCGCCACGTACTGGCGCCTCCATTCCCCCCTGAGCCGCCTCCCCCGGGCCCCACGTCCCAGGCCCAacctcctctttctcttaaaGACTTTTCCCCAGAGGACATTTTTGGCTGTGCCGAAGTGCCCCTGCTGTATCGGGCAGTGCCTGGCAGAGGGGGCGGCACATGTGATCGGGTACAGGTGCTGCTGTGTGCCAACAGCAGAGGAACAGAGAAGCGCCGGCTGTTGGTCAGTGGGCTCCAGGCTGCGCCAAGGTGCCTCTTTGGAGTCAGCAGTGAGGCCCTGCCTGCTTTCTACCACCCTGACCTGGGCATCCCCTGGTCAGAATGGCTGGCACAGTTTGACAGGGACATGGGACAGCAGGGCCGACAGGTGACCCTGCTGCTGGCTGCCCGAGTGCTGGAGGAGTTGGCAGGCCTGCCTGGCCTCAGCCACGTGAGGCTTCTGCCTCTGTCGGCCGACGGTGGCGCGCCTTCCCTGCCCAGCTCTGTGGTCCGGGCCTTTAAGACCCATTACCGGCACCGTCTCCTGAGCAAACTGGCCGCCGTGCAGAGCAGGAGGGCGGGCATCTCACTGGCCGAGGCTGGGGCGGGCATCACGGTGCTGGATGCGCTGCACATGGCGGCGGCGGCCTGGGCCAAGGTGCCCCCCCAGCTCATTGTAAGCAGCTTCATTCAGGAGGGGCTGGCTCCCCGCAAGATGGTCCCGTCCCCGGAAAGAGCCTCTGAGATGCCGCCAGTCCCCAGTGGGCTGAGCCTCCAGGAGTTTGCCCGCTTTGTGGACCTGGAGGGTGAGGAGCCCGTGGCCGGAGTGTGCAAAGAGGAGACAGGCACTGAGGACGAGCAGGGGGCCGGAGAGGGCAGcttccagcccctgcccaccaAAGCCGAcgccctccaggccctgggcacGCTGAGGAGGTGGCTCGAGTGCAACAGCACCTCCCCTGAGCTATTTGAAAAATTCTACGCCTGTGAGGAGGAGGTGGAGCAGCTCTGCTGCTTGTGA